Proteins from a genomic interval of Trifolium pratense cultivar HEN17-A07 linkage group LG6, ARS_RC_1.1, whole genome shotgun sequence:
- the LOC123890624 gene encoding probable LRR receptor-like serine/threonine-protein kinase RKF3, translating to MSFLSYLLPLLFLLLNFPSFSISATTACPLNITILRHIGDGTLPPIDPGKQCHYITQAINLVQSDYLHRTGLFVPPPNTAESCWTSFQSFINEFQPNFDIRRSCGFQTSWISQGCMNITTKQQFENQVSLPQLQSLQLNCNTSLDNNTPCALCTSKRSEALSSLTGATPGTVADCRSYTAIYSASLSVEFGPTNTGTAKCLFGLDFTPDSSGSSSKHKTTVIVLVTVFLFLGLLLFCGIWIFLKRRKIAKEKGKNGRTEIVIGLNSGLDSMNQSTTLIRFSFDEIKKATRNFSRDNIIGSGGYGNVYKGLLSDGTEVALKRFKNCSVAGDESFTHEVQVIASVRHVNLVALRGYCTATTNLEGHQRIIVTDLMENGSLYDHLFGSSKKKLSWPMRQKIALGTARGLAYLHYGAQPSIIHRDIKASNILLDEKFEAKVADFGLAKFNPEGMTHMSTRVAGTMGYVAPEYALYGQLTERSDVFSFGVLLLELLSGRKALETNEDGQPSAFSDLAWSLVRNNRALDVVEDGMPEPGTPEILEKYVLVAVLCSHPQLYARPTMDQVVKMLETDDEALPSVVERPIPFISGRLDIEKSASNNSGQLCSPTGYQAYTLQQSRRASTCNEEEGNSKRPSNFKEEEGNSERGSVSKD from the coding sequence ATGTCATTTCTCTCCTATCTCCTTCCTCTCCTTTTCCTTCTCCTCAATTTCCCCTCCTTTTCCATCTCCGCCACAACAGCATGTCCTCTAAACATAACCATCCTCCGCCACATCGGCGACGGAACACTCCCACCAATCGACCCTGGAAAACAGTGCCATTACATCACACAAGCAATCAATCTAGTCCAATCCGATTACCTCCACCGCACCGGCCTCTTCGTTCCACCTCCCAACACCGCCGAATCATGCTGGACTTCATTCCAATCATTCATAAACGAATTTCAACCTAATTTCGATATTCGTCGTTCTTGCGGTTTTCAAACTTCATGGATCTCACAAGGTTGCATGAACATCACAACAAAACAACAATTCGAAAATCAAGTCTCTTTACCTCAACTTCAATCTCTTCAATTAAACTGTAACACTTCTCTTGATAACAATACTCCTTGTGCTCTTTGCACATCCAAACGCTCAGAAGCACTTTCATCTCTCACCGGAGCAACTCCCGGTACCGTCGCTGATTGTAGATCTTATACCGCGATTTACTCCGCTTCACTTTCTGTTGAGTTTGGTCCAACTAACACCGGTACTGCTAAGTGTTTGTTCGGTCTTGATTTCACTCCGGATTCTTCGGGTTCTAGCAGTAAGCATAAAACTACTGTTATTGTTCTTGTAACggtttttctatttttaggatTGTTATTGTTTTGTGGAATTTGGATTTTTCTTAAACGGAGAAAAATTGCCAAAGAGAAAGGTAAGAATGGTAGAACTGAGATTGTTATAGGTTTGAATTCGGGTTTGGATTCGATGAATCAAAGTACTACTTTGATTAGGTTTAGTTTTGATGAGATTAAGAAAGCAACTAGGAATTTTTCTAGGGATAATATAATTGGAAGTGGTGGTTATGGAAATGTTTATAAAGGTTTGTTATCTGATGGAACAGAAGTTGCATTGAAAAGGTTTAAGAATTGTTCTGTTGCTGGTGATGAAAGTTTTACTCATGAAGTTCAAGTTATTGCTAGTGTTAGACATGTTAATCTTGTTGCTTTAAGAGGTTATTGTACTGCTACTACTAATTTAGAAGGTCATCAGAGGATTATTGTTACTGATTTGATGGAGAATGGGAGTCTTTATGATCATTTATTTGGTTCGTCGAAGAAGAAATTGAGTTGGCCGATGCGTCAGAAGATTGCTCTTGGTACGGCTAGGGGTTTAGCTTATTTGCATTATGGTGCTCAACCGTCGATCATTCATAGGGATATTAAAGCGAGTAATATACTCTTGGATGAGAAGTTTGAGGCTAAGGTAGCGGATTTTGGATTGGCGAAGTTTAATCCGGAGGGAATGACTCATATGAGTACTAGGGTAGCTGGAACTATGGGGTATGTTGCTCCTGAGTATGCTTTGTATGGACAGTTGACAGAGAGGAGTGATGTGTTTAGTTTCGGTGTTTTGCTTCTCGAGCTTTTGAGCGGAAGAAAGGCGCTTGAAACGAATGAGGATGGTCAACCCTCTGCTTTTAGTGACTTGGCTTGGTCATTGGTTAGAAATAATAGGGCTTTGGATGTTGTTGAAGATGGTATGCCAGAACCTGGTACACCAGAAATTCTCGAGAAATATGTGTTGGTTGCTGTTTTATGTTCTCATCCACAGCTATATGCGAGGCCAACAATGGATCAGGTTGTTAAAATGCTGGAAACAGATGATGAAGCATTGCCCTCGGTAGTCGAAAGGCCAATCCCTTTTATTTCAGGGAGACTTGATATTGAGAAATCTGCGAGCAATAACTCGGGTCAGCTCTGCAGTCCCACTGGTTATCAAGCATATACATTGCAACAAAGTCGTCGCGCTTCTACTTGTAACGAAGAGGAAGGAAACTCAAAACGTCCTTCTAATTTTAAGGAAGAGGAAGGAAACTCGGAACGCGGGTCTGTAAGCAAAGATTGA